The Mus pahari chromosome 22, PAHARI_EIJ_v1.1, whole genome shotgun sequence genome includes the window TCGGATGGCCAGGATGGCAAGGAAAGCCGGCAACTTCTATGTGCCCGCAGAACCCAAGCTGGCCTTTGTCATCAGAATCCGAGGGTGAGTCCACTTTGCATCGTGTTCTGGCAGCCGTGGTGCTGCGAGTTGGCTGTACTGCGGCTGCCCTTAGGACATGGGCCCAGAATTATGGGGCAGGTGTTTGTGAGACCTGTGTCTAAGCTGCCTGCTCTGACTGCGTTTCAGTGTCCTGCAGTTGTCTGAGCTTAAAAGGCAAGCTAGGAGTAGTGAGATTTTACTATGTGGTGACTTCATTTTCTGTTACTTAGAATTAAGTAAAAGCTGTATGGATCTATTTTTGTCTCCGGCAGTATCAATGGAGTAAGCCCAAAGGTCCGCAAGGTACTGCAGCTCCTTCGTCTTCGACAGATCTTCAATGGCACCTTTGTTAAGCTCAACAAGGCTTCAATTAACATGCTGCGGATTGTGGAGCCCTACATTGCATGGGGGTGAGTGTTCTGTCTAGTAGGTTGGCTTTTATGCTGAGATGAATGTTAGACATTTGGGCTGTATTCTCACTAATCGCTTACCCGACTTTCCTGGTGCAGGTACCCCAACCTGAAGTCAGTAAACGAGCTCATCTACAAGCGCGGCTACGGCAAAATCAACAAGAAGCGGATCGCCTTGACAGACAACTCCCTGATTGCTCGATCTCTTGGTAAGTTTGGCATCATCTGCATGGAGGATCTAATTCATGAGATCTATACAGTTGGGAAACACTTCAAGGAAGCAAATAACTTCCTGTGGCCCTTCAAATTATCTTCCCCGAGAGGTGGGATGAAGAAGAAgacaactcactttgtagaaggTGGAGATGCTGGCAACAGGGAAGACCAGATAAACAGGCTCATTAGACGGATGAACTGAGGTGAGAAATGAGTGAATCTCTCTACATTTCTGGCAA containing:
- the Rpl7 gene encoding 60S ribosomal protein L7, with amino-acid sequence MEAVPEKKKKVATGPETLKKKVPAVSKTLKKKVPSVPETLKKKRRNFAELKVKRLRKKFALKTLRKARRKLIYEKAKHYHKEYRQMYRTEIRMARMARKAGNFYVPAEPKLAFVIRIRGINGVSPKVRKVLQLLRLRQIFNGTFVKLNKASINMLRIVEPYIAWGYPNLKSVNELIYKRGYGKINKKRIALTDNSLIARSLGKFGIICMEDLIHEIYTVGKHFKEANNFLWPFKLSSPRGGMKKKTTHFVEGGDAGNREDQINRLIRRMN